The following are from one region of the Aspergillus chevalieri M1 DNA, chromosome 1, nearly complete sequence genome:
- the HUL4 gene encoding HECT-type E3 ubiquitin-protein ligase (COG:O;~EggNog:ENOG410PH0X;~InterPro:IPR000569,IPR035983;~PFAM:PF00632;~TransMembrane:1 (o885-906i);~go_function: GO:0004842 - ubiquitin-protein transferase activity [Evidence IEA]), which produces MPSSFARNISTPSNRLPSSSTSSTTNPATSAPRAIPQDIPILPSPAANTSHGTSPLASPPHQRGHSRSISHPFNHNPFSGITKRRNQSISKKDFLDSDDDDEVTFTPAPLSSSPRKPLPRPPPGGEELVTGKCMTCSTTVRWPNSLKTFRCTECLMVNDLEPYKESGDAGHGKDGNPAVLRKALPLSLDRTKGIIDNCVSSYLRRILEPETRAPPIGNLNGRPLCDRRQSPNRDPGLSRPRGLTSNVPAKPNDGMQGSSYPTSYLSPFSSHGDSQPRARSNSDVQSASKTDRSREAKDHTSRPSIFKPLEDYIITSFKGCDCLNASFITLPPQLPPPPSRPAGESSLAKPISELSTVPNPHQTQAVFEPDAKTLLLGDLAENSSWWMHDSARANGPGPPSKDKSSGSYRLVSSRTPRINWAEVSQWYHLIMTAGTSWVEQWSAMQPTETDEGDAVRKKRWESMDLAFVEREVSEARYHLQRTLLKATENLLKRPRRPLKKAEDTRVLLILLANPLLHPSSSGPTSSSYRDERRPSGSKDPQRLGPPDTKQSSHKDPSRHRSRGPGQHSGIVKRILGLMANLPNDCHHYLVSWFSRFSVGQFEKLVELIGSFVTYRLTRQHGRKRSESVKDDSNSLIPSFSSPNGNTPAELHAAINGRNQNKSGNDKKDQPMVYGDDWQIRVAARIMSLLFTANHTHRRPENQDFDSASKNQPSRRGHIIPISSFYNTLLDYSDLVADFEAWETKMSKFSFCQYPFFLSIWAKIHIMEYDARRQMEVKAREAFFNSILSRKAVSQFLVLKVRRDCLVEDSLRSVSEVVWSAQQEVKKGLRIEFIGEEGVDAGGLRKEWFLLLVREVFDPNHGLFIYDEDSKYCYFNPYCFESSEQFFLVGVLLGLAIYNSTILDVPLPPFAFKRLLAGAPQPSGTNAPPTSTPSRSSYKCTLDDLGEYRPALARGLRSLLDFEGDVAETFCHDFVAQVDRYGETVEVPLCPGGEKRPVTNANRREFVDLYVQYLLDTTVTRQFQPFRRGFFTVCGGNALSLFRPEEIELLVRGSEEPLDVTSLRAVATYDNWPTKQPESEPVVQWFWEFFEHTQPSAQRKLLSFITGSDRIPAMGATSLSIRLACLGEDSPRYPVARTCFNMLGLYRYPTREKLERMLWEAVIYSEGFGLK; this is translated from the exons ATGCCGTCGTCGTTTGCGCGTAATATCTCCACCCCCTCCAACCgtctcccctcctcatcgACTTCCTCTACCACGAATCCTGCCACGAGTGCACCGCGTGCGATACCCCAAGATATCCCCATCCTACCGTCGCCTGCCGCAAACACTAGCCATGGCACAAGCCCGCTTGCTTCCCCGCCGCATCAACGAGGCCATTCCCGCTCGATAAGTCATCCCTTCAACCATAACCCCTTCTCGGGGATAACCAAACGGCGCAACCAATCGATCTCGAAAAAGGATTTTTTGGAttccgatgatgatgatgaggttacCTTCACGCCGGCTCCGCTTTCTTCGAGTCCCCGGAAACCGCTGCCTCGTCCGCCGCCTGGTGGGGAGGAATTGGTAACGGGAAAGTGCATGACATGTAGTACGACAGTGCGGTGGCCGAATAGTCTTAAGACGTTTCGGTGCACGGAGTGTTTGATGGTGAATGATCTTGAACCGTACAAGGAGTCGGGCGATGCTGGTCATGGCAAGGATGGGAATCCGGCTGTTCTTAGGAAAG CACTTCCCTTATCCCTCGATCGAACGAAAGGCATCATCGATAATTGCGTTTCGAGTTACCTTCGGCGGATTCTGGAGCCTGAGACGAGGGCACCTCCGATTGGAAATCTGAATGGCAGACCTTTGTGCGATAGACGGCAGTCACCGAATCGAGATCCTGGTCTATCTCGTCCCAGGGGACTCACTAGTAATGTGCCGGCAAAACCCAATGATGGGATGCAGGGATCTAGCTATCCAACCTCTTATCTGTCTCCATTCTCTAGCCATGGGGATTCTCAACCACGAGCTCGTTCCAACTCAGATGTGCAAAGTGCATCGAAAACAGATCGCTCGCGAGAGGCCAAAGATCACACGAGTCGTCCGTCGATTTTTAAGCCGCTCGAGGATTACATCATTACCTCGTTCAAAGGCTGCGACTGCCTAAACGCATCCTTTATCACATTACCACCACAgctgccaccaccaccttctCGTCCAGCTGGTGAAAGCAGCCTCGCCAAGCCGATTTCCGAATTAAGCACAGTACCAAACCCTCACCAAACTCAGGCGGTGTTTGAGCCTGATGCGAAGACGCTCCTCCTTGGAGACCTGGCAGAGAATTCGTCTTGGTGGATGCATGACAGCGCTCGAGCTAATGGCCCCGGCCCACCTTCCAAAGACAAGTCTTCCGGTTCATATCGACTGGTTAGCTCCAGGACCCCTCGAATCAATTGGGCGGAAGTTTCACAATGGTACCACTTGATCATGACGGCCGGAACGTCATGGGTGGAGCAATGGTCAGCTATGCAACCGACGGAAACAGACGAGGGCGATGCTGtaaggaagaagagatggGAATCCATGGATCTGGCCTTTGTCGAACGGGAAGTTTCAGAAGCACGGTACCATCTGCAAAGGACCCTACTCAAGGCCACAGAGAATCTTCTCAAACGACCCCGGCGGCCATTGAAAAAGGCTGAAGATACCCGGGTTTTGCTCATTCTTTTGGCAAATCCTCTGTTGCACCCATCCTCGTCAGGACCGACCTCCAGTTCATATAGGGATGAACGGAGACCATCTGGCAGCAAAGATCCTCAAAGGCTGGGGCCTCCTGATACGAAGCAATCTTCCCATAAAGATCCGTCAAGGCATCGGAGCCGGGGCCCTGGTCAGCATTCAGGTATCGTAAAGCGGATATTAGGTTTGATGGCTAACCTACCTAATGATTGTCATCATTACCTGGTCTCGTGGTTCTCACGTTTTTCGGTGGGGCAGTTCGAGAAACTTGTCGAGCTCATAGGCAGTTTTGTCACTTACCGCTTGACCCGGCAACACGGACGTAAGCGCAGCGAGTCTGTGAAGGACGATAGCAACAGTTTGATCCCCAGCTTCTCCAGTCCCAATGGAAATACGCCAGCGGAACTACACGCTGCCATCAATGGAAGAAACCAGAACAAGTCAGGAAATGACAAGAAAGACCAACCAATGGTGTATGGGGATGATTGGCAGATTCGCGTGGCAGCACGAATTATGTCGTTACTGTTCACAGCGAATCATACGCATCGAAGGCCTGAAAATCAAGACTTTGATAGTGCGAGCAAAAACCAACCCAGTCGTCGTGGCCATATCATTCCCATCAGTTCGTTCTACAATACGTTGTTGGACTACTCTGATTTAGTGGCGGACTTCGAGGCTTGGGAGACCAAGATGTCCAAGTTCTCGTTCTGCCAGTATCCGTTCTTCCTCAGTATCTGGGCCAAGATCCATATCATGGAGTATGATGCACGTCGACAGATGGAGGTAAAAGCGCGCGAAGCCTTCTTTAATAGCATTCTGAGCCGAAAGGCCGTCAGCCAGTTTCTAGTACTGAAGGTACGTCGGGATTGCCTGGTCGAAGACAGCCTTCGGAGCGTCAGTGAAGTCGTATGGTCTGCCCAACAGGAGGTTAAGAAGGGGCTGCGGATCGAGTTCATTGGTGAGGAAGGTGTTGATGCTGGAGGCCTTCGTAAGGAATGGTTTTTACTCTTGGTCCGGGAGGTGTTTGACCCTAACCATG GGCTCTTCATTTATGATGAGGACTCCAAGTATTGCTACTTTAACCCGTATTGCTTCGAATCATCCGAGCAATTCTTCCTGGTCGGTGTCTTGCTAGGGCTGGCCATCTACAACTCGACTATCTTGGACGTTCCTCTCCCACCATTCGCTTTCAAAAGGCTTTTGGCAGGCGCGCCGCAGCCGAGCGGAACAAACGCACCTCCGACTTCGACGCCATCGCGGTCCAGCTATAAGTGTACGCTAGATGATCTGGGGGAATATCGGCCAGCTCTAGCGAGGGGCCTTCGCTCTTTGTTGGATTTCGAAGGTGATGTGGCCGAGACGTTTTGCCACGACTTTGTCGCGCAAGTTGACCGCTATGGGGAAACAGTCGAGGTTCCTCTCTGCCCTGGAGGTGAAAAGCGGCCGGTGACCAATGCGAACCGACGGGAGTTTGTAGACCTCTACGTGCAATATCTTTTGGACACCACTGTGACCCGACAGTTCCAGCCTTTCCGGCGAGGATTCTTTACAGTCTGCGGGGGCAATGCGCTTTCCCTCTTCCGTCCCGAGGAGATCGAGCTCTTGGTGCGCGGATCAGAAGAACCGCTGGATGTAACCTCACTCCGGGCTGTGGCAACCTACGATAACTGGCCAACAAAACAACCGGAATCAGAGCCGGTGGTGCAGTGGTTTTGGGAATTCTTCGAGCACACGCAACCCTCCGCGCAACGGAAACTCCTATCATTCATCACAGGTAGTGACCGAATTCCGGCGATGGGAGCGACTAGTCTGAGCATCCGACTGGCGTGCCTGGGAGAAGACTCGCCGCGATATCCGGTGGCACGGACATGTTTCAATATGTTGGGATTGTACCGATATCCCACGCGGGAAAAGCTGGAGCGGATGCTGTGGGAAGCGGTGATTTACAGTGAGGGATTTGGGTTGAAGTGA